One window from the genome of [Mycobacterium] stephanolepidis encodes:
- a CDS encoding maleylpyruvate isomerase family mycothiol-dependent enzyme, protein MTPDQWLQALRTGIAAVAATPPEHLGREALSCPGWTARDVVAHLGGVHRWAVGVVVGQKIPYTDVDPDAPAGEAVIGWYADRADTLVSALISKDLDTPTKSPFGERPVRFWYRRQANEVAVHRWDIQHAYRGWDADPIDAALAADGISEWSELFTPRRIGRDGGTPEDLLGARILLHANDAGGSWLLRADAEGIGIVEDDAEPDATITASTSDLLLALWHRVPLSHLTVDGDVARVERVLDLVRI, encoded by the coding sequence GTGACACCCGATCAGTGGCTGCAGGCGTTGCGAACGGGGATTGCGGCGGTCGCCGCCACCCCGCCCGAGCATCTGGGCCGGGAAGCATTGTCCTGCCCGGGCTGGACGGCACGCGATGTTGTGGCCCATCTCGGCGGAGTGCACCGTTGGGCCGTGGGAGTCGTTGTCGGTCAAAAGATTCCGTACACAGACGTCGATCCGGACGCTCCGGCGGGGGAGGCCGTCATCGGTTGGTATGCCGACCGCGCAGATACTCTCGTGTCCGCATTGATCTCGAAAGACCTCGATACCCCGACGAAGTCGCCGTTCGGTGAGCGGCCGGTGCGGTTCTGGTATCGCAGGCAGGCAAACGAGGTGGCGGTGCACCGCTGGGACATCCAGCACGCATACCGGGGCTGGGACGCCGACCCCATCGATGCTGCTCTGGCAGCCGACGGCATCAGCGAGTGGTCGGAGCTCTTCACGCCCAGGCGTATCGGGCGTGACGGCGGCACCCCGGAGGACCTTCTAGGGGCGCGAATACTCCTGCACGCCAACGACGCCGGCGGATCCTGGCTGCTGCGCGCCGATGCCGAGGGCATCGGCATCGTGGAGGACGATGCGGAACCGGACGCCACGATTACGGCGTCGACGTCTGACCTACTGCTGGCGCTATGGCACCGGGTTCCGCTGTCACACTTGACGGTCGATGGAGATGTGGCCCGTGTCGAGCGGGTGCTGGATCTAGTCCGGATCTAA
- a CDS encoding YoaK family protein produces the protein MVLATGLSSVAGFLDAIGFVHLGGYFLSFMSGNTTRMAASTATHHWESAYKAAGLIGMFFIGVMVGAIASRISGQHERVAVLAVASSTVAAAAITQELGAGVAALLLTALAMGSMNSVFQRSGEVQVGLTYITGTVVKAGQRLVDAFFGGPRWVWLRYITLWAGLTVGAVLGAATYHRIGLNALWIGLALLLIATITTWLVRRSSPAALDPD, from the coding sequence ATGGTGCTCGCCACCGGACTGTCCAGTGTTGCAGGGTTTCTCGACGCGATCGGGTTCGTGCATCTGGGCGGGTACTTCCTGTCGTTCATGAGCGGGAACACGACCAGGATGGCGGCGTCAACCGCCACCCACCACTGGGAATCCGCGTACAAGGCGGCCGGTTTGATCGGCATGTTCTTCATCGGAGTGATGGTCGGCGCGATCGCGTCACGCATCAGTGGCCAACATGAACGGGTTGCCGTGCTGGCAGTTGCCTCAAGCACCGTGGCCGCGGCTGCCATTACCCAGGAATTGGGCGCGGGCGTGGCGGCGCTGCTCCTGACGGCGCTCGCGATGGGTTCCATGAACTCGGTTTTCCAGCGCTCCGGCGAAGTCCAGGTGGGCCTCACCTATATCACCGGCACGGTGGTCAAGGCCGGGCAGCGACTTGTCGATGCGTTCTTCGGCGGCCCCCGGTGGGTGTGGCTGCGCTACATCACGCTCTGGGCGGGCCTGACCGTCGGCGCCGTGCTGGGTGCGGCGACCTACCACCGCATTGGACTCAACGCACTGTGGATCGGCTTGGCGCTGCTGCTCATCGCCACTATCACCACGTGGCTGGTGCGCCGTTCCAGCCCCGCGGCTTTAGATCCGGACTAG
- a CDS encoding acyl carrier protein, giving the protein MSDAEPASLESNSEGISQLPVPAIYVREVTLGTARRVLQAGNIDTSRPLVEYGLDSIRATELVVELEDIFHVQIPDEQTTYLITVDDIADYLIAELLHAQRIL; this is encoded by the coding sequence ATGTCAGACGCGGAGCCCGCGTCGCTAGAGTCTAATTCCGAGGGCATATCCCAGTTACCCGTACCTGCTATCTATGTCCGCGAAGTCACACTCGGAACAGCTCGGAGAGTTCTCCAGGCTGGAAATATAGATACCAGTCGCCCCCTCGTCGAATATGGCCTGGACTCTATCCGCGCTACAGAACTGGTTGTAGAGCTTGAAGACATATTCCATGTCCAGATACCCGATGAGCAAACTACATACCTGATTACCGTGGACGATATCGCCGACTATTTAATTGCCGAACTCCTACATGCTCAACGGATTCTATGA